The window ACGGCTTGCCCGTCAACACGATATTCGTCCACTAATCAAGCATCGTGAGTTCACACCGCTTCACAAGGCATGGAACGCACGCTTAGACGCCGACATCTATGGCCAACGGAGTCAATCAGAGACAGTCAACTCAACGCTCAAGCGGAAGTACGGCGCGTTTGTCCGTTCACGACGCTGGTGGAAGCAGTTCCGTGAACTCGCTCTTACGTGTATCGTCCACAATCTTGACCAAGCCCTCTAACGATCAGTGCAGGGCGTGAATGTTGCACGAGTCAAAGCGCGATCAACGCAGAGGATCGAATGGTCAGTACGTGAGAGATACATGGCATCTTACCATCGAATGTGAGATTTATCACGAACCGTTATTTCTACGTACAGGAGTCAGAATGCCCATGCGTTCTAAAGAAATCATTATGAGGTAGGTGACGGCACCTGCAAAGAGAACCGCTGCAACTTGTGACCCCTGACGTGATTCAATAAATTGCCCAAATACAACTGTACCAACAACACCAGCAATGACAAATACAAGGCCAACAGCCAGTCCACGTCGATAGTATGGCATTCTACTGAATCTTTTCCTCCTGAAATATTAAGTACTTGTGTCAATTAATCGGTCTACTTCTGTCCTTTACAGACCTTGGTCCTTTGTTCCATACAGTATTTGGTTGAACAGCACGGTCAATAAGCACGTGTAGTGTGCAGTAGATTCACGCGAATAAATCTCTAAAGAAGAGGGTTTCAACAGAGCCACTCTTCTTTAATCCGGCAGGCGCGTTCTTCAATCCGATTTCTTGTGAAACTAGTGATCTCGGAGGTTGAGGACGAGTTCACTATAGTAACAACTGCAACTATTTACACACTGATCGCACAGCCATCGTGCGATCAGGTGTGCATCGACTTGCAGTGGCTACTATAGCTTCCGCTCATTTCATTCGTCTACAATGGTTCTTAACCTGAAGAATATTCAGCTACACTCTTGATCGGTCAGTACAGGCCGCATATGCATCACGGGCCATACTATCCATCAATTAGAGTTAATTTCTCACGTGTCTCAGTTGGAATTGGGTTGACGTATTTCACATCTTCGTCGTCACAAAGATCGTCGAAATCGCCGTCAGTTGTAATCAAGTAATCGGCGTCATATGCTCGTGCAAGCGCAACGATGAACGAATCGTACACGTCGTGGTTTTTCTCAGCGCTGATCTCGTACGCCTCAAGCAGCGTTGTCTCGGTGGCACTAATGATTCGTGCAGGGCTACGAACAAGTGATTGGATAGCATTTCGAGCATCAACTGCGTCGACTCCAAAATTGCTCGTCATCAGATACTGTGCTCGCAACGGATAATAATCAAACACGAGCAAGACGTTTGGCCCATCAATTGCGTTTTGGATCCACGGATACACATCGTCATGTGCAGGATGATCATCGGTGAGCGCGATTGCTAGTACGTTCACGTCAGTGAGAACTGTCACTTCAGTAGGGAGAGAATCAGTCATCGGATAGTCGCTCACTGGTCCATCGGCCCGAAGAGGGTTTCTCCGGCATCAGTTGGTGTCGTGTTCTCCCAGTTCTTCTGACCGGCTGTTGCTGTCTCTAATTTCGAGCTTGGTTTGGGGTTGACTTCAAGGACCGACCCGACGAGGGTTGCAGGAATCTCATCGTTTGATTCGATTCCTAATCGGTCCCGAACCTCTTTTGGGAGTGTTACCCGCCCTCTATCGTCCACTGTGAGTGTGAGTTCTTCCCCGTTGTTCGCTTCAAATGCGGACTTTCCCATTTTGAATCATCTGATTCCCACTACTATGCTGACATACAAAACTCTTGCGCCACTCGAAATGCTGATTAGTTCGCACACGTAGTGATCAGCACCTCAAAGAATACGACCTTGGACTAAAATCTTTCAAGTAGTCATTCCTTAGTAAAGAATTCCTCGTCATAGTCTCGATCAAAGTCTTCGCGGGAGCTATTGTCACATCTTCACCGAGTAGGTCAACGTACGGATCACTGTCACTCCGCCTCGCTAACTCTTCTTTCGCCCCCTCATTCTCAACCCACTCCACCAGCTCTTGCTTCCCACCCTCAACTTGTGCCTGCATATCAAACATCGTCCGATACGCGTGGATGATCTCCAATCGCTCCATTTTTGCTACTACATACTGCCCACGCTCTGTAATCCGATACTGATTCTTCACCGATGTCTCCCGGTCGTCGATTTCCGGAGTAATCAGCCCAAGGTCTTTCGCTTCCCCGATCCGCTTCGACAACGTTGACGAACTAATCTGTAATCGTTTGTTCAGATGTTTGAACCGCTTGGAATCACCCTTCAGCACCACAAGGAGACCAATACCGTGAAGATCGTCTCTCAGACGAACACAAGCAGGTCGTGCGGACTATCGAGCAGGTACTGGTTGCTGTCGCACGCGAACACGACGTGTCCGCACCGGACGAGGTTTTCCATCCTGATCCGAGTGTTGACACACCTGTTGGTATTGAACAGGATGATCGTTCTATCAGACATAATTTCAGACAACGTCTGGCATTAGAATACTGTTGTATTCGACGTTTTGCTCTCTGTCTTGTGAAATTGCCCAACGCCCCCAACTAGCCATGTGTGTGAATGACTACACAAAGCATTAGACGGTTAGCATAGATGCCCTCTGTATGACCGTTGATACGATCATCACGGGCGGGACAATCGTCACACCAGGGAGCGAAATGGAAGCAAGTGTCGCCATCGACGACGGCATCATCACCGCAGTCGGCGCGGAGTCAGCGCTTCCGCGAGGCGAAACCCGAATCGACGCGTCGGGGTTGCTCGTGCTCCCCGGTGTCGTTGACCCACACGTTCACATCGACGAGGTGCCGGCTAATCGAGCGGGGACGTACGAAACCGAATCTGCTGCGGCCGCGCTCGGCGGCGTCACGACGCTCATCGATTTCGCGTGGCAGGGCGGCGACCGGTCGTTCGAGGACGACGAAGCGAGCCTCCTTGATGGAATCAAACACAAAAAGGCGAAAGGAGAAACCTCGCACGTCGATTTCGGGCTCCACGGGGTGCTCCATCGCGAACGACCCGAAACGTTCGACGAACTCGCACCCGCAATCGAGGCGGGCGTCACCTCGTTCAAGTTGTTCATGTCGACGTACGATGTCGGCGTTTCGAACGGATTTATCGACGAAGCGTTCAGACACATCGCGGACCTCGATGCGGTCGGAGTGTTGCACACGGAGGACCCGACGGTTTGCGAACAACAGGAATCCCGTCTGCGGAAGGAAGGACGGGGAGACCCCGTCGACTATCCGGATTCGCGCCCGGATTACACGGAGGCGATGGGTGCCGCTGCGGCGCTTCGAATGGCGGAAGAAGCGGGCGTCAAGTACTACAGCGTTCACACGTCGTGTCGAAAGGCTGCGGAGGTGATCGAGGCGTTCCGGACCGACGGGAGCCGCGTTCGAGCGGAAACGTGTACACACTACACCGCGCTGGATCGATCCGTCCACGAGGAGGTTGGAAACGACGCGATGATTGCACCCCCGCTTCGATCACAAGCCGATGTCGCGGCGATGTTCGAGTATCTGAAACGCGGAACGCTGAGCGTCGTCTCGACCGACCATGCCGTCTACCACTCCTCGTTCAAGGACGTCGACCAGTGGTGGAACAGCCCGTACGGTGCAAATAGCGTTCAGCGTAGCCTCCCGGTGTTTCATCACGAGGCGGTCGTCGAACGCGGGTTTTCGTATCCGTTCCTCGTTCGAGTCATGTGTTCGAACCCGGCCAGGACCTTCGGAATGCCCCAAAAGGGGACGCTCGAACCCGGGACGGACGCAGATATCGTCCTTTTCGATCCGAACAAGACACAGACGATACGGGCGGAGACGAACGCGTCCAACGCATCAACCTCGATTTACGAAGGCCGTGAGGTCGCTGGTGCGGTTGATCGGACGCTCGTTCGAGGGACAGTTGTGGCGGATGGTGACGACGTCGTTTCCGATCCGGGTCACGGGTCGTTCGTCGAACGCGAATTACCTGACTGGTCCACGTGACTGCTGTGGTCACACGATACGGTTTTTCATCCCGTCGAGATCATCGTTGACGTACCGTTCGTAGTTCTGTCTGAAAATCTCCGCACAACGTCTTGCATACTGCGGAGAGCCACCTGCCATGTGCGGCGTGATGAGCACGTCATCGAAATCCCAGAGCGGGGACTCGGGCGGCAGAGGCTCATCTACGGCAACATCGAGCGCAGCGCCTCCGAGTTCTCCAGTATGGAGTGCCGTAATCAATGCCTGTTGGTCGACAATCTCACCCCGAGCGATGTTGATGAAGACAGTGTCCGTGGACATGGAATCGAACTCCGCCGGGCCGAACATCTGGCGGGTCTGGGGCGTAAGCGGACAGGCAACGACGACATACTCTGCCTGTCCGAGGGCTCCGTGTAGGTCTGCGGGTGGCAGGACGTCGTCGACGGCGGATGTCACCGACTCGAGATTGCGCTTTACACCGATGATCCGCACGTCGAAGGCGGCCAGTCGTTCGGCGATCGTACTCCCGATTTCCCCGACACCGACGATTGTAACTGTCTTGTCTGTCAGTTCAGATGGCGCAAAGCGTCGCCACATGTGCTGCGCTTGCTGTCGGTGGGCACGGTGAAGTCCTCGTTCAAACGTCAGGATGTATCCCAGGACGTGCTGTGCGATCGGTTCGCCGTGTACGCCGGAGGCTGTCGTTAGAACGATGTCATCCTCCTCCAGTCGATCGAGATCAAACCGGTCGTAGCCAGAACTGAGCGACTGAATCCAGCGCAACTCCTCGGCTGCTTCCAGATGGGCGTCGTCGATTTGATGTTCGACGACGATTTCGACATCGCTGATCTTCGAGAGCGTCTCGCTGTAATCGGATGCGAGCCGAAGAGTTACGTCCGGAAGCTTCTGTGTAATTGCTTGTGCAAGTGCGTCTGGTCCTCCAGCGTTTTCCGGGGGAGCGCGGTGCATCAGCAGTACTGATGGATTCGTCATACTCACGCAACGAACGGAAGAGGGTAAATAAGCTAAGGTGGCTTTCAAACCAGGTAGCGAGGCGGATTCCCCACCCCACCGTACGCGGGGTAACATTCAATACGGTAGATATGTGCTCATAGAGCATGCCAAAAACCATGGAGTTGTCGCTCCCAGAAGTGCGTCGTGAACTGCACAAGTATCCTGAAGCGGGCTGGAAAGAGTTTCGAACGACAGCACTTGTCGCAGAGGAACTCGATACCCGCGGGTATACTCTCCATCTCGGTGCCGACGCACTAAACACCGATGAGCGACTCGGCGTCCCTTCAGATGACGAAATCCAGCGAGCACGTGACCGTGCGCTTGACGAAGGCGCTCCTGAAAAATACCTTGCGGAGATGGGAGATACGACTGGGCTTGTCGCGGAGAAAACGTTCGGCGATGGCAGCGGCCCGGTCGTTGGTGTGCGCGTCGACATGGATGCACTCGAGATGACCGAAGCAAGCGACCCAGAGCATCGGCCGGCTGCCGACGGGTTCGCCAGTCGCCATCCGAACGAAATGCACGCGTGTGGCCATGATGGCCATACGACTATCGGGATTGGGATTGCTCGAGCGCTTGCTGCTGTAAATACTGTTTCGGGAACAGTGTATCTATTTTTCCAGCCAGCAGAAGAAGGGGGACGAGGTGGGTACCCGATGAGTAAAACAGACCTCATCTCTGACGTTGACTATATGCTTGCTCTCCATCTCGGCCTTGGAAACGAGACTGGAACGGTCATTGCGGGGTATGACCGTCCGTTATCGAACTCCAAGGTTGATGTTACGTTTTCCGGGAAGCCCGCACACGCTGGAAACGCACCAAACGAAGGACAGAACGCACTTCATGCAGCAACAACAGCAATACAGAATCTCTATGGAATCCCCCGTCATGAGGATGGCATAACGCGTGTCAATGTCGGGCAAGTCCATTCACCAAACGCGCAAAATGTCATCTCTGACTGTGCTGAAATGCGTGTTGAGGTTCGTGGTGAGACAGCAGCGATAAACGAATATATGTCGGATTCGGTTCGTCGAATCATTCGGCATGCTGCCGGAATGCACAATGTCGAGTACGATATGTCTCTGTATGGGAAGACGACTTCGTTTACTGCAGATGATGAGATCGTCTCAGAAGTGGCTGCCGCCGCTCGTTCGTGTGACTCAGTGACGACAGTAGTCGACCGAGACCAGATTGGTGCCAGTGAGGATGCGTCGTATCTTATCAAGCGTGTGCAAGCAACTGGTGGCAAAGGAACCTATATCGGGATTGGTGCGAGCAATCCGTCCGGACACCATACTTCGACGTTCGACTTTGATGAAGAGGCACTTGACGTTGGAGTGCAGGTAGTCGTTCAAACGCTGCATCGAATCATGAACGCTGACTGAGGGATACACGCGGGAAACTACGGTCCCGTCGCCTTGTTGGGGAAACTCTGTGTTCCATGGCCGCTGAAGATACGATTGTTACTC of the Natrialba magadii ATCC 43099 genome contains:
- a CDS encoding type II toxin-antitoxin system VapC family toxin; the protein is MTDSLPTEVTVLTDVNVLAIALTDDHPAHDDVYPWIQNAIDGPNVLLVFDYYPLRAQYLMTSNFGVDAVDARNAIQSLVRSPARIISATETTLLEAYEISAEKNHDVYDSFIVALARAYDADYLITTDGDFDDLCDDEDVKYVNPIPTETREKLTLIDG
- a CDS encoding AbrB/MazE/SpoVT family DNA-binding domain-containing protein — encoded protein: MGKSAFEANNGEELTLTVDDRGRVTLPKEVRDRLGIESNDEIPATLVGSVLEVNPKPSSKLETATAGQKNWENTTPTDAGETLFGPMDQ
- a CDS encoding winged helix-turn-helix transcriptional regulator, whose protein sequence is MVLKGDSKRFKHLNKRLQISSSTLSKRIGEAKDLGLITPEIDDRETSVKNQYRITERGQYVVAKMERLEIIHAYRTMFDMQAQVEGGKQELVEWVENEGAKEELARRSDSDPYVDLLGEDVTIAPAKTLIETMTRNSLLRNDYLKDFSPRSYSLRC
- a CDS encoding dihydroorotase, which encodes MTVDTIITGGTIVTPGSEMEASVAIDDGIITAVGAESALPRGETRIDASGLLVLPGVVDPHVHIDEVPANRAGTYETESAAAALGGVTTLIDFAWQGGDRSFEDDEASLLDGIKHKKAKGETSHVDFGLHGVLHRERPETFDELAPAIEAGVTSFKLFMSTYDVGVSNGFIDEAFRHIADLDAVGVLHTEDPTVCEQQESRLRKEGRGDPVDYPDSRPDYTEAMGAAAALRMAEEAGVKYYSVHTSCRKAAEVIEAFRTDGSRVRAETCTHYTALDRSVHEEVGNDAMIAPPLRSQADVAAMFEYLKRGTLSVVSTDHAVYHSSFKDVDQWWNSPYGANSVQRSLPVFHHEAVVERGFSYPFLVRVMCSNPARTFGMPQKGTLEPGTDADIVLFDPNKTQTIRAETNASNASTSIYEGREVAGAVDRTLVRGTVVADGDDVVSDPGHGSFVERELPDWST
- a CDS encoding D-2-hydroxyacid dehydrogenase, with the protein product MTNPSVLLMHRAPPENAGGPDALAQAITQKLPDVTLRLASDYSETLSKISDVEIVVEHQIDDAHLEAAEELRWIQSLSSGYDRFDLDRLEEDDIVLTTASGVHGEPIAQHVLGYILTFERGLHRAHRQQAQHMWRRFAPSELTDKTVTIVGVGEIGSTIAERLAAFDVRIIGVKRNLESVTSAVDDVLPPADLHGALGQAEYVVVACPLTPQTRQMFGPAEFDSMSTDTVFINIARGEIVDQQALITALHTGELGGAALDVAVDEPLPPESPLWDFDDVLITPHMAGGSPQYARRCAEIFRQNYERYVNDDLDGMKNRIV
- a CDS encoding amidohydrolase translates to MPKTMELSLPEVRRELHKYPEAGWKEFRTTALVAEELDTRGYTLHLGADALNTDERLGVPSDDEIQRARDRALDEGAPEKYLAEMGDTTGLVAEKTFGDGSGPVVGVRVDMDALEMTEASDPEHRPAADGFASRHPNEMHACGHDGHTTIGIGIARALAAVNTVSGTVYLFFQPAEEGGRGGYPMSKTDLISDVDYMLALHLGLGNETGTVIAGYDRPLSNSKVDVTFSGKPAHAGNAPNEGQNALHAATTAIQNLYGIPRHEDGITRVNVGQVHSPNAQNVISDCAEMRVEVRGETAAINEYMSDSVRRIIRHAAGMHNVEYDMSLYGKTTSFTADDEIVSEVAAAARSCDSVTTVVDRDQIGASEDASYLIKRVQATGGKGTYIGIGASNPSGHHTSTFDFDEEALDVGVQVVVQTLHRIMNAD